DNA from Agarilytica rhodophyticola:
GGATTATAAAGTATATCTGGTATTAACAATTCTCCTTGTTCGGTATGAGCAACAGATAATAGAGTAAAAATATGCAAATGGAGCTTTTCCCTAGATGACTTTTCTAATTCTTCACGATAACTGATATCTACGATTAAAGCGCTAATCAGCATTACAACAACACCAATGATTGTCGTATTAGTGAAAAAGCGTTTACGTAAAGATACAGTTTTCATATTTAATCTTTGATACAAAAACGATAGCCACGCCCACGCAGAGTTTCTATGGGTTTAATGGTATTATCTGGATCAATTTTCTGCCTTAAGCGTGCAACTAATACTTCAATCACATTACTATCAGGATCTGTGTCGTCTTCATATAGATAGTCTGCCAACGTGACTTTGGAAGTAACTTTTTGTGGGTGCAACATAAAATATTCCATAAGTTTATGTTCAAATGCAGTCAAATTTACAACTTCACCATTCACAAGCACTTCCTGCGTTTCCATATTTAGTTTGATTGGGCCTTGATGCAACTCGCTAGATGCATAGCCACCTGCGCGTCTTAACATCGCTTGAATACGAGCCACTAACTCTTCAAATTGAAAAGGTTTTACTAAATAATCATCAGCTCCTGCACTCAAGCCTTTTACCTTATCTTGCCAACTACTACGAGCAGTTAAAATTAAAATAGGAAACTTATGGTTATCAGCACGTAATTTTTTAATAATCTCAATGCCCGATAGCTTAGGTAAGCCTAAATCGATAATCACTAGATCATATGTAAATTCTACACTCCGATATAAGCCATCTTCACCGTCATAACTCACATCAGCTTGATATCCCTCCTTCTTTAAATTGCCTAAGAGTTGATCTGCTAGCACTTCATCATCTTCAATTAATAACAATTTCATTATTACTGCTCACCAATCTTATTTTGTGCAAAGCCATTAACTTCAATTACTTTAATTACGCCGTCTTTAGATATAATTTTTATACGATAAGTAAGGTTATCCTTCTCCTCGATGCGCTCGGCACCGAGGACAGTACCTTTATATTCCCTACGAGCAAGCTCTATAGCTTGCCTTAGGCTGATACCTTTGTGTTGTTGACGTTTATTTTTATTTGGAAATACTGAGGGTTTAACAATTGATGTGTTCTGAATACGCTTCTCAACCCATTGAGTAAAGGGCATGACAATTCTTTCAACGCTAGAAGCTTGACCTGTACCGCTATTATCATCAACCTCTTTTTCCTTGATAACAACCTCTTTTGGTTGGTCTGTTTCCTCTAATTCTTTAGACTTTCTTTCTCTTTTTACAGGGTTGTTCAGATCCTCGCCACTAATATCGCGATCGGCGTCACTAGCTTCAGAATCAACGGTTTTATTTTGCTCCCTCTGCTCTAGGTCTGCGGTAAAACCAAACACAGGCAATAATAGCGTGTAACAAGCAATCGCAATATATTTGATGGTTTTTTTCACAAAGATTATGAGCAATTCTAGTCAGTTATAGCAATTAAGTAGAACACGCTTAGCTTAACCTTAGCTGAATAACACAAGCTGCGCATATATTAATTGTGCCATATTCATTATTTTAGATAGGTTTGCCTATGTTTATGTTCACCACTCTAGAATGACTCCGCCCAGAATAACCCCGGTTTAACCTCATTAAGCTGAGGTTAAGTTTAGATTCAGCTTCAGTTTACATTATGAGTGTACATTAGCACCATATTCAAAATGTAACACAATAGATAATATTTTAAGGTCATGGAAATGAGAAACAAAAAATCTACCGCAACACCAGTTCTGTTAGCAACGTTACTCGGTTTATCTATGTATTCAAATGCTGATGAATTGACAGCCGACGCGTCTGAATATCCTTCAACAACAAAAGTATCTAAGCATGCGATTGGTACTAGCCTAAATAACTTTGGTCTAGGGCTATTCTATACTTATAAATTTAACGATAACTTGCACATAAGAGCAACCGCTCACGGCTTGTCTGCGAGTCTTGACGACGTGGAATACTCGGATACAGATTATGATGGTAACGACGATAGCCAAGCTGCTGGAATAATGCTGGATTGGTATCCGGTATCAAAAGGTTGGCAAAGAAACATTTTTATATCTGGTGGTCTAATGTATTTCGATACTGAGTTTGAGGGCAGTTCATCAGCGAGATTAAATGATGTTGTGTCAATTGGTAATACATCATTTATAAATACAAGGACATCTGCATTAAATTTAAAGGTAGAACATGAATCTCAAGTAACTCCTTACTTTGGTATTGGTTGGGGGAATAAATCTAGAAAGGAAAGAGGATTTTCTTTCGTTACCGAGTTGGGCTTTATATATATGGATGATCCCAAAGTTACTTTAACTTCAAATGTTTCTACTACAGTTTTAGACAGTGTTGAACTCGAAAGGGAGAGGAATGATATTATCGATGAGGAAAGCGGTATATTTTTATTTGGATCAGTTGGTGTCAGTTACCACTTCTAAATGAAAAATTAATTTTTTGAAGTTATTTATAAAAGTAAAAGGCAACGCAAGGATGCTAGGCCATGGAATTATCATATTTTTATATACCCACCTTTAACAATGATAAAGCTTGAAGTAAAGCCGCTCCGGCCGGCCTACTGAGCCATAAATTAACTTGGGTTTAACAATATCTTTCGATACTAAAAATTCAAGGTAACGTCTCGCTGTAGTACGGCTAATCCCAACGCGCTCCCCCATAGTTTCAGCATTAATACCATTTTCTCCAAGCTTATCTATCTCGCCTTCGATATTTTTTAATGTTAATGGGTCAATACTTTTAGGTATTCGCGATGATGTATGAGATTTAGTCTTACCAGGATAAAGAATTTGATCTACATCTGTTTGCTCAAGATTGATAATATCATTTAGTTTGTTACGATGTTCAATAAAGTTTATGAGAGTTGACTGAAATCGCTTAAAAGTCATCGGTTTTAAAATATAGTCGAAAGCTCCACCGCGCAAGGCTTCTTGTAAAGTCGAAGCTTCTTTTGCAGCTGTAATGAGAATAATATCAGTATTTTTGTACAATCTACGGATAGTCCATAGTAGGTCTATTCCACTGCCATCAGGAAAATAGACGTCGAGCAACACGATATCTGGCCGAAAAACATCAATAACATCCTCTGATTCTTCAATTGTATTAGCAATAGCAACTACATTAAAGCCATCAATTTTGTCGATAAAACGACTCTGTATTTCTGCAATTTTGGGGTCATCTTCAGCAATAACTACATTAAAACTATCCATAAGCGACTCATTTCTTTGGAATATAAATTGTAAATAAAGCTCCACCTAACTCTGATTTGTTGAGTGTGATATGACCGTTCATATGCGTTAACGCTTCCTTGACAATAAACAGTCCCATCCCTTTACCTTTTAGCTTACTACTTGAAATACCTTTCTGATAAATACGATCAACCATGCTATTATCAATACCCACACCTGAATCTTCTACTTCGAAAATTAGATCATTTCCCAAGTCTGTTAAAGATAAATTGACAACACGTTCAGTGTGAGTAATTTTTGTTACTGCAGCATAGGCATTATCTAAAAGGTTACCTAAAATAGAAACTAGTTTTTCTTTGCTTATCCAAACTGGAATATCACTGAAATTACTATCGCGATCTACATTGAGTGTTACACCTAACTCTTTTGCACGATTATATTTCCCTAAAATACACCCCGCGAGAAGAGGATCGGGAATAGCAGAAACAAGGAATTGTAATAATTCTTGATAGCCCGAAGTCTCGCTACCAATTAACTCAATAGCTTTATCATAGGCTTCTAGTTGAATGAGCCCAGAGATAGTATAAAGCTTATTAGAGTATTCGTGAGTCTGATGACGCAACATTTCAGCATATTCTTGTACTTGCGATAACTCCCCCGCAAGCTTATCTAGCTCATCTTTTTCCCTGAAACTCGATACTACACCAACTACCTGGTGCTCATCCCAAATAGGAATACGATTAACAATGATGTCTTTATTATTAACTCTATGTTCAAGGTCTAATTGGCTTTTGCCAGTATGTAAAACTTCTATCATGCCATTTTCAGGTAATATATCACCAATATGGCTATCTAAATAATGTTGGTTAGCACTTAAACTTAAGGTTTTTGTCGCGGCATGATTAATCATAGTGATATAACCTTTTTGGTTAATGGCGACAATACCTTCTCTTACAGAACTTAGAATAGTGCTTCGTTCTTTAAACATGCGACCAATCTCATCGGGTTCTAAACCAAAGATTGCACGCTTAAAGTTTTGTGCTAATAATATCGCAAAGAAAATACCAATGACGACTAATACAATATTGGCAATTATGATAATATCTCTGTGATCTCCAATCCTTTCGCGAAGGTTTTCTTCCAAATAGCCAACAGAAACAATACCTACAATAGAACCATCACTAGAAAAAACTGGCACTTTGCCACGCAAAGAAGGACCAAGGGTACCAACAGCCTTAGAGGTATAGGCTAAACCATTCTGTAAAGCTTGATTGTTATCACCCCCAACCATAGTTCTACCAATTTCTTTAGGGTTGGGATGAGAGTAGCGCCGCGCTTGGCTATCGCCGATTACAACAAATTGCGCATTAGTACGTAGTCTTATAGTTTCAGCTATGGTTTGTAACTGACCTTTAGGGTCTTGTTCTTCAATTAGCGCCCCAATCTCGGGCATAGAAGCAACAGTTTGAGCGACATCCAACGCCCTTTTGCCAAGCTGTTCTTCTAAGATACTAGAAACCAGACGGGAGGACAGAAGTGCTGTAATACCTAGCTGAAAAAGCACTAAGGCCACAATAAAAATGACCATTTTTAATTGTAGAGTCATATGGCGCAGCGGTTTCATAGTGCCCCGTTTTATTATTATATGGCACTATCCTGACCGATTATGCACTATTTGTCGATATTAATTATCATCAGCTACATGTTTTTTCTTTAAGATTGATAAAATATATGGAGAAACAAGTGTAATGAGTGTAATAGTAAGAATGGTGATGGTAATCGGTCTTTGCCAAAGAAAGTCTATGGAACCGTCTGAAATAAGTAAAGCGCGGCGCAAATTATCTTCTAACATTCCACCAAGAATAAAGCCTAACAATAGAGGTGCCAAAGGGTAATTTAAGATACGGATAACTACTGCAATAACACCAAAAGCTACCATCATAATGAGGTCGACAGTATTAAAAGAAACCAAATAAACGCCAATAAGTGATAAAAATAAAATAATGGGAGTTAAGAATTGTCTAGGAATATCCAGTAATTTTGAGATATAAGGAATTAACGGCAAATTCATTACTAATAGAATAATATTGCCTAGGTACATAGAAATGATAACAGACCAAAAAACTTCTGGGTAATCCACATATAGCCTAGGGCCAGGCTGTACACCATAAGAAAGAAGTGCCGCTAACATTACCGCAGTTGTTGCAGAACCCGGTATACCCAGGGTCAGTAAAGGTACAAAGGAGCCTGTAGAAGCGGCGTTGTTTGCTGTCTCTGGTGCAGCCAAACCTCTGAGACTACCTTTACCAAAAAGTAGCTTTTCTTTAATTGAAGCAAAGTTTCGCTCCATACCGTAAGCTAAAAAGGATGCTATAGTTGCCCCAGCGCCAGGTAAAACGCCAATAAAAAACCCAAGGATAGAGGAACGACCTACTGCGGGTGCAATATTTTTTACTTCTTGTTTACTGAGTTTTAAACTACCGATGGTGTTTTTCGTAGCTGCATCTGAGTTCAGATCCGAATCATCATTTTTTAATACAACAATTAAGGCTTCAGCTATAGCAAAGGTCGCCATTGACAATAATAAAAAACTAATACCGTCATATAAATCAGGAATGCCGAAAGTAAAACGTTGGATACCTGAAGGATCTTCCCCTACTGTTGCCAGCATCAAACCAAGGAGCGTCATTAAGATTGCTTTAAGCACTTGCCCTTTGCCAGCAAAAGCAGATACCGCCGTCAAGCCAAATAGCATAAGCGCAAAGTAGTCAGCTGACTGGAAGGCTAGGCTTATTTTAGCGAGTATAGGCACCAATAAAAATAAAAAGATTGCACCAATGGTACCGCCACTGAATGAGGCATATGCAGCTAGAGCCAAAGCCTTACCCGCCTGACCATTTTGTGCGAGAGGATAACCATCAAAAGCTGTGGCAACAGCACCAGAGACACCCGGAGCATTTATCAAAATTGCGGACGTTGAACCACCGAATACTGCACCATAATACACACCTGCCATCAAGATCATTCCCGACGCAGGATCGAAGCTATAAGTAATAGGAATCATTAAAGCGATAGCTGATACAGGCCCAAGCCCGGGTAACATACCAATGAATGTGCCAGCAAAACAGCCGATAAAAACTAATAGTAAATTAATGGGTAAGAAAGCTGTAGACAGCCCCTGGTAAATACCATCAAACATTAGTCGCCCCCCACAATGATACGATAAAGGCTTCCTGCATCAAGATAAATATCAAATATTTGTGTTAGAAAGAACCACATTAAAAAAACGATCCCAGCAGCAATTACAGAAGATAAAACATAACGTTTCTCTCTCATAATGCTAAAGCCTGCTAACAAAAATAAGAAAGTTGCTAGCACAAAGCCAAAAAATTGAAATGTTAAGCCATATACAAACATTAATCCGATTAATGATATGCAAGGTTTCCAGTGGAAACCCTTAACCGCTTCTTTGATTGATTCTTCCGTTTCGTTATGAGCCGGGGAAAGTAAATGTATTAAGCAACAAACTATTGAAATTATTGATAATCCTACAGGTAGAGTTCGAGCTGTAAATACCTCATCTCCAAATATTTTATTGAGCGGAATATCGAAGCTCGCATTTAAATATGCAAGAGAGAACAATAGAAATAGACCACTTCCAACCTTATCTTTATTGTTTATAAAATTCATAGTTATATTATTTTAATTGATTATTGTTGAGAAATAATTCCAAGCTCACTCATTAAGATGGCCATTTCCTGCTCTTGTTGCTTAAGAAAATTGGTAAATTTATCGTCAGAGATATAAAGGTTAGACCAGCCGCGCTTTTGACGGATAGCCTCCCATTGGGGAGTGTTATACATTTTCCCTAATAAACTCTGAAATTCTTTAACTTTTTTTCTAGGGATATTCGGTGCCGCAAAAAAACCTCGCCAATTGGTAAATGTCATATCAGCCCCCTGCTCTGCAACAGTAGGAATAGCAGGTGCATAGTCCAAACGCTCAGCGGCTGTCATAGCTAGGATTCTCACTTCACCCTGCTCGGCTAATGCCAAAGCTTCACTTAAGCCAGTAGAGAGCATTTGCGTCTCTTCAGACAATAACCCTACCATAGCTTTAGCACCTGCATTATAAGGAATGTAACGTAATTGCTTGGCATCGACGCCGGACTTTTTAAATGCTAACGCCGCGACAACATGATCCATTCCCCCGCGCACTGACCCTCCAGCAATTTTCACATTACGAGGATCTTTTTTATAATCGTCAATCATCTGTTGCCAGTTTTGATAAGCGGAGTTTTCTTTTACAACAAAAGCTCCGTAATCAGCAATAATAGTTGCAACAGGAGTTAAGTCTTTATAAGACTGCGGAAATATTTTCTTAAGAGAACGTAGAATAATAGGAGTCGAGGTTATTAATAATGTATCACTCTGACGATCTGCGGTTTCGATTAAATGCGCTATCGCCTTACTACCATCGCCTCCAGATTTATTCTCATAAGATGCCTTAGACACCAAGCCTGCCCTTGTTAAAGCTTCTCCTGTACCACGAGCAGTGCTATCCCAACCACCTCCCGCTCCTCCTGGAATTAAAAAGTGTACGCGTTCAATTGCACGGACAGGCGAACTCAAATATAGGATAACAAAAAAAACAATTGAGATTTTACTTAGCATATCGTCACTTTAATTTATACGTTTTACGCGAGTCATTTTCCCTTTACCATTGACGCGTAAACGATAATCGCCAATAGCACCCTTGGAAATAATAACGTCAAATTCTTTATTTTTTGGTATAGATATATAATCTGCTTTGCTCTGCTTCCATATCTGTCCATTATCGAAGTAAAATATTTTCAAGTTACGCTTTAGCTCAGATACCTTAACAACTTTAGCTTTTATAGAAATCTTTACTGCCTTTTTATTCTCTTCATTTAGTTTAGAAGCAAAGCCAAATTTCTCATTAGTAGAATTTTTTGTGAGTGCTTGATTCGGCGGGGAAGAAAAATTACTGTCCTTACTTTCCCTTTTCCGCGTAATTTCGGCTAGAGCGTCATAGCATTCTAATCTTAGGTTTGAGTTTTCGATAGCATGGCACTTATCCAAAAAACCGTAAAACCATTTACCATTATTACCTTGAGCTTGAATCGGCAAACAGTAAAGTACAAGACAAATGAAAACTAAAAAGCTCCTCGACAACCTAAGTTGTTCGAGGAAAACGCTCAAGGAGTAGCAGCGATTAATTATCATTACAGTGTTGAAACCTTTTAAAAATACTTAGAAGCTATGTTTAACTTTAATAAATACCTGTCGTCCACGAATATCATGAATGGTACCTTCATAGCCTGGTCGAATAATTTCATTACTACCAGGGTCTACCGAAAGTTCAGGCGGGTCTTCATCCGTTATATTATTGGCTCCAATTGATAAAGTGGTATCACCATCACCAACTAGTTGAGAGAAAGTATAAGTATAAGATGCATCTAAAGTCGTCCATGAATCCACGAGAGGATCAAATGAAGGATCGAGATCTGTACCTTGGTCTTGTACAAATTCATCGATAAAACGCAAGGCAATATTGGCCGAACTATTTCCAAAATTCCATGTTGTTGATGCAACCCAGCGTAGCTCAGGCTGTGGAGCAAAAGCATCTAAGTCGGAATTGCGAAAGCCTTTACGATCTTCAAATATACCATCCCCATCCACATCAGCGTCAAATTTAGTAATGTATGTTGCTTTTAGATCAAATATAAGTTGACCGGCATTATCTGTGTTTAGAAAGTAAGAAGCGTTTAAGTCAATGCCGGCTGCTTCCACTTCTCCTATATTAATAAAGTTAGAGGTGGTAGATACTGGCTGTCCCGCACTGTTGCGTACTAAGCTGGAAATTTGTCTTGGTGGTAATCCCTGCCGAAAAGTACCATCTTCATTTCTACAGCTAAGATCCACTATTGTTTGCGCATTAGAATCCAAACCAATTAAATCTTCATAGACATAATTCCAATAATCCAAACCGAATTGTAGTTCGTCTGTGGGAGTGAACAGAATGCCTAAATTATAATTAGTAGCATTTTGCGGTGCTAAGCCATCAGAACCTACGCGCCGCTGTATTGTATTATTGTTTTCATTGGCATTTTGATCACACAAACCATTGTCATCTCGTGCATCCGAGAGAGTACCAAAAGTTTGTTCCCCCGCAACTTGAGTTAAGCTTGGCGCCTGGAAGGATGTACCCCAGGAGCCTCGAAAGCTTAGTTGATCATTGATTCTTAACTTCGCCGATATTT
Protein-coding regions in this window:
- a CDS encoding tripartite tricarboxylate transporter TctB family protein, encoding MNFINNKDKVGSGLFLLFSLAYLNASFDIPLNKIFGDEVFTARTLPVGLSIISIVCCLIHLLSPAHNETEESIKEAVKGFHWKPCISLIGLMFVYGLTFQFFGFVLATFLFLLAGFSIMREKRYVLSSVIAAGIVFLMWFFLTQIFDIYLDAGSLYRIIVGGD
- a CDS encoding response regulator transcription factor; this encodes MKLLLIEDDEVLADQLLGNLKKEGYQADVSYDGEDGLYRSVEFTYDLVIIDLGLPKLSGIEIIKKLRADNHKFPILILTARSSWQDKVKGLSAGADDYLVKPFQFEELVARIQAMLRRAGGYASSELHQGPIKLNMETQEVLVNGEVVNLTAFEHKLMEYFMLHPQKVTSKVTLADYLYEDDTDPDSNVIEVLVARLRQKIDPDNTIKPIETLRGRGYRFCIKD
- a CDS encoding PepSY domain-containing protein; translated protein: MKKTIKYIAIACYTLLLPVFGFTADLEQREQNKTVDSEASDADRDISGEDLNNPVKRERKSKELEETDQPKEVVIKEKEVDDNSGTGQASSVERIVMPFTQWVEKRIQNTSIVKPSVFPNKNKRQQHKGISLRQAIELARREYKGTVLGAERIEEKDNLTYRIKIISKDGVIKVIEVNGFAQNKIGEQ
- a CDS encoding tripartite tricarboxylate transporter substrate binding protein, producing the protein MLSKISIVFFVILYLSSPVRAIERVHFLIPGGAGGGWDSTARGTGEALTRAGLVSKASYENKSGGDGSKAIAHLIETADRQSDTLLITSTPIILRSLKKIFPQSYKDLTPVATIIADYGAFVVKENSAYQNWQQMIDDYKKDPRNVKIAGGSVRGGMDHVVAALAFKKSGVDAKQLRYIPYNAGAKAMVGLLSEETQMLSTGLSEALALAEQGEVRILAMTAAERLDYAPAIPTVAEQGADMTFTNWRGFFAAPNIPRKKVKEFQSLLGKMYNTPQWEAIRQKRGWSNLYISDDKFTNFLKQQEQEMAILMSELGIISQQ
- a CDS encoding response regulator yields the protein MDSFNVVIAEDDPKIAEIQSRFIDKIDGFNVVAIANTIEESEDVIDVFRPDIVLLDVYFPDGSGIDLLWTIRRLYKNTDIILITAAKEASTLQEALRGGAFDYILKPMTFKRFQSTLINFIEHRNKLNDIINLEQTDVDQILYPGKTKSHTSSRIPKSIDPLTLKNIEGEIDKLGENGINAETMGERVGISRTTARRYLEFLVSKDIVKPKLIYGSVGRPERLYFKLYHC
- a CDS encoding ATP-binding protein, translating into MKPLRHMTLQLKMVIFIVALVLFQLGITALLSSRLVSSILEEQLGKRALDVAQTVASMPEIGALIEEQDPKGQLQTIAETIRLRTNAQFVVIGDSQARRYSHPNPKEIGRTMVGGDNNQALQNGLAYTSKAVGTLGPSLRGKVPVFSSDGSIVGIVSVGYLEENLRERIGDHRDIIIIANIVLVVIGIFFAILLAQNFKRAIFGLEPDEIGRMFKERSTILSSVREGIVAINQKGYITMINHAATKTLSLSANQHYLDSHIGDILPENGMIEVLHTGKSQLDLEHRVNNKDIIVNRIPIWDEHQVVGVVSSFREKDELDKLAGELSQVQEYAEMLRHQTHEYSNKLYTISGLIQLEAYDKAIELIGSETSGYQELLQFLVSAIPDPLLAGCILGKYNRAKELGVTLNVDRDSNFSDIPVWISKEKLVSILGNLLDNAYAAVTKITHTERVVNLSLTDLGNDLIFEVEDSGVGIDNSMVDRIYQKGISSSKLKGKGMGLFIVKEALTHMNGHITLNKSELGGALFTIYIPKK
- a CDS encoding tripartite tricarboxylate transporter permease, with the protein product MFDGIYQGLSTAFLPINLLLVFIGCFAGTFIGMLPGLGPVSAIALMIPITYSFDPASGMILMAGVYYGAVFGGSTSAILINAPGVSGAVATAFDGYPLAQNGQAGKALALAAYASFSGGTIGAIFLFLLVPILAKISLAFQSADYFALMLFGLTAVSAFAGKGQVLKAILMTLLGLMLATVGEDPSGIQRFTFGIPDLYDGISFLLLSMATFAIAEALIVVLKNDDSDLNSDAATKNTIGSLKLSKQEVKNIAPAVGRSSILGFFIGVLPGAGATIASFLAYGMERNFASIKEKLLFGKGSLRGLAAPETANNAASTGSFVPLLTLGIPGSATTAVMLAALLSYGVQPGPRLYVDYPEVFWSVIISMYLGNIILLVMNLPLIPYISKLLDIPRQFLTPIILFLSLIGVYLVSFNTVDLIMMVAFGVIAVVIRILNYPLAPLLLGFILGGMLEDNLRRALLISDGSIDFLWQRPITITILTITLITLVSPYILSILKKKHVADDN